A part of Agromyces protaetiae genomic DNA contains:
- the dapC gene encoding succinyldiaminopimelate transaminase produces the protein MGLGPLPDYPWDLMTPYRARAEAHPGGVVDLSIGSPVDPTPDVVRAALAEATDAHAYPTTVGTSELRRAIVDWFARRRGVTGLDGASVLPTIGSKELVALLPFLLGVGAGDVVVHPRAAYPTYEMGAVFAGATAFASDDPAEWPDATKLVWLNSPGNPDGRVLGIDELRRARERARELGAWIVGDECYAELGWEGEWADEPVPSLLDPRVTGGDLAGTLAIYSLSKQSNMAGYRAAFVAGDPVAIDRLTTARKHAGLMVPAPLQHAMAVALGDDAHVAEQKARYAARRAILKPALEGAGFRIDHSEAGLYLWATEGRDAWESIGRLADLGIVAGPGHFYGVHYPEHVRLSLTASDAAVASAAERLVSAAP, from the coding sequence ATGGGGCTCGGCCCCCTGCCCGACTACCCGTGGGATCTTATGACCCCGTACCGGGCGCGCGCTGAAGCGCACCCCGGCGGTGTGGTCGATCTCTCGATCGGATCCCCCGTCGACCCGACGCCCGACGTCGTGCGTGCGGCCCTCGCCGAGGCGACCGACGCCCACGCGTACCCGACCACGGTCGGCACTTCCGAGCTTCGTCGCGCGATCGTCGACTGGTTCGCGCGTCGCCGCGGGGTCACGGGGCTCGACGGGGCCTCCGTGCTCCCGACCATCGGCTCGAAAGAACTCGTCGCGCTCCTGCCGTTCCTGCTCGGGGTCGGCGCGGGCGACGTCGTCGTGCACCCGCGGGCCGCCTACCCGACCTACGAGATGGGTGCCGTGTTCGCGGGCGCGACGGCGTTCGCGTCCGACGACCCCGCCGAGTGGCCCGATGCGACGAAGCTCGTGTGGCTCAACAGCCCCGGCAATCCCGACGGCCGCGTGCTCGGCATCGACGAGCTGCGGCGGGCGCGCGAGCGCGCCCGCGAACTCGGGGCGTGGATCGTCGGCGACGAATGCTACGCCGAGCTCGGGTGGGAGGGCGAGTGGGCCGATGAGCCCGTGCCGAGCCTCCTCGATCCGCGGGTCACGGGCGGCGACCTCGCGGGCACGCTCGCGATCTACTCGCTCTCGAAGCAGTCGAACATGGCGGGCTACCGCGCGGCGTTCGTCGCGGGCGACCCCGTCGCGATCGACCGGCTCACGACCGCCCGCAAGCACGCCGGGCTCATGGTGCCCGCACCGCTCCAGCACGCTATGGCCGTAGCCCTCGGCGACGACGCGCACGTGGCCGAGCAGAAGGCGCGCTACGCCGCGCGGCGTGCGATCCTGAAGCCGGCGCTCGAGGGCGCGGGGTTCCGCATCGACCACAGCGAGGCGGGCCTCTACCTGTGGGCGACCGAGGGGCGCGACGCGTGGGAGTCGATCGGCCGGCTCGCCGATCTCGGCATCGTCGCGGGTCCCGGTCACTTCTACGGGGTGCACTACCCCGAGCACGTGCGGCTCTCGCTCACCGCGAGCGATGCAGCCGTGGCATCCGCCGCCGAACGCCTCGTTTCGGCGGCTCCGTAA
- a CDS encoding citrate synthase: protein MNFPGGTAEFPIRPAVQGNSSLDLSTLTRQTGFTGLDYGFVNTASTRSAITYIDGEQGILRYRGYPIEQLAQHSTYLEVAWLLIYGELPTADQLAEFDDKIRHHTLLHEDLKRFFSSLPHTAHPMSVLSSAVAALSTYYEGSSDPQNPDDVELTTIRLLAKLPVIAAYAHKKSIGQAFLYPDNSLSFVDNFLRLNFGNMAEPYQIDPTLSLALDRLLILHEDHEQNASTSTVRLVGSTGANLYSSISAGIQALSGPLHGGANEAVLQMLARIQESGEGVGKFVERVKNKEDGVKLMGFGHRVYKNYDPRAKIVKQSADAVLEGLGVNDPLLDIAKELEQFALEDDYFKERRLYPNVDFYTGVIYKAMGFPTRMFTVLFAIGRLPGWIAHWREMNHDPQTKIGRPQQLYTGEPERQYPRG, encoded by the coding sequence CTGAATTTCCCCGGCGGCACCGCCGAGTTCCCCATCCGTCCCGCGGTGCAGGGCAACTCGAGCCTCGACCTGTCGACGCTGACCCGGCAGACCGGGTTCACCGGCCTCGACTACGGGTTCGTCAACACCGCGTCGACGCGGTCGGCGATCACCTACATCGACGGCGAGCAGGGCATCCTCCGCTACCGCGGGTACCCCATCGAGCAGCTAGCGCAGCACTCGACGTACCTCGAGGTCGCGTGGCTCCTCATCTACGGCGAACTGCCGACGGCCGATCAGCTCGCCGAGTTCGACGACAAGATCCGCCACCACACGCTCCTCCACGAAGACCTCAAGCGGTTCTTCTCGTCGCTGCCGCACACGGCGCACCCCATGTCGGTGCTGTCGAGCGCCGTCGCCGCGCTCTCGACGTACTACGAGGGCTCCTCCGACCCGCAGAACCCCGACGACGTCGAGCTCACGACGATCCGCCTCCTCGCGAAGCTGCCCGTCATCGCCGCGTATGCGCACAAGAAGAGCATCGGCCAGGCATTCCTGTACCCCGACAACTCGCTCAGCTTCGTCGACAACTTCCTGCGCCTGAACTTCGGCAACATGGCCGAGCCGTACCAGATCGACCCGACGCTCTCGCTCGCGCTCGATCGGCTCCTCATCCTCCACGAAGACCACGAGCAGAACGCGTCGACCTCGACCGTCCGCCTCGTCGGCTCGACGGGCGCCAACCTCTACTCGTCGATCTCGGCCGGCATCCAGGCCCTCTCGGGTCCGCTGCACGGCGGCGCGAACGAGGCCGTGCTGCAGATGCTCGCCCGCATCCAGGAGTCGGGCGAAGGCGTCGGCAAGTTCGTCGAGCGCGTCAAGAACAAAGAAGACGGCGTCAAGCTCATGGGCTTCGGGCACCGCGTCTACAAGAACTACGACCCGCGCGCGAAGATCGTCAAGCAGTCCGCCGACGCCGTGCTCGAGGGCCTCGGCGTCAACGACCCGCTGCTCGACATCGCGAAGGAGCTCGAGCAGTTCGCCCTCGAAGACGACTACTTCAAAGAGCGCCGGCTCTACCCGAACGTCGACTTCTACACGGGCGTCATCTACAAGGCCATGGGCTTCCCCACGCGCATGTTCACCGTGCTCTTCGCGATCGGCCGCCTGCCCGGCTGGATCGCCCACTGGCGCGAGATGAACCACGATCCGCAGACGAAGATCGGTCGACCGCAGCAGCTGTACACGGGCGAGCCCGAGCGGCAGTACCCGCGCGGCTGA